The Stigmatella ashevillena genomic sequence GCTTCACGGGGCCTTTCAACTGAGAGCCCAACCGGCGGGCCACTTGCTGGGAGGGCGTGTTCTCCGGTGCGATGCAATGGATGACCTCGTGCCAGCCGAGGTGGTCGAAAGCCCAGGTGATGGCCGCGGCAGCCGCCTCGGTGGCATAGCCCTGACCCCAGTAGGGGCGCAGCAGGCCCCAACCCACCTCCGTGCTCGGCCAGCCCTCCGGCCGCCAGGGGCCCACACGGCCAATCCAGAGTCCGCTCTTCTTCTCCACCACGGAGAACATCGAGAAGCCTTGAAGCGCCCACGAGCCGGCCATGGCACTCATGGCCCGCCAGGCCAGGGAGCGTGGTTGAACGCCTCCAATGAAGCGCGCGGATTCCGGGTCTCCCGCGAGGGAGATGAAGCCCTCCAGGTCCTCCGTGGCCGTGGGGCGCAACAACAGGCGGGGGGTCTCAAGGCTGGGGCCGGGAGCAATCACAGGAAACCAGGGGCAAGGAGGAGGTGGGGCGGCGTTGAACGCCGCCGTCCCGGAAAGCGTATCAGGTTTGAGGTGGCCGGTTTCACGCGGTTCCGTTCGCGGCCCGGGCGAGGCGTTCGGACAGGCGGCGCAGGTGCTCGGCGAGTTCCTTGGGTTCATGCACCGTGAACTCGAATCCCATCCACCCGAGGTGAAAGGCGAGCGCCTCGAGGCTGTCCCCGCCGGTATGGATGAGGCAGCGCTCCTCCTCCAGAGATTCGACACGGGCCGCCACACCGGACAGCTGCTCGGAGACGACACGCGCGGGCGCATGCACGGTCACGCGCGCACGGAAGCGGTATGCATCCGTCGAGACGGCTTGCGAGACGTAGGCGGCCACGTCCTCGGACGGCAACGGACGGGCTTTGAAGGAGCGCCCGGTTCCAAGCTCTGGGCCGATCCGGTCAACGCGGAACGTCCGCCACGCTTCCCGTTCGAGATCGTACGCGAGGAGGTACCACCGGTAGCTGGTATGAACGAGGCGGTAGGGCTCGACGGAGCGCACGCTCGCCGAACCGTCGCGGCCGCCGTAGCCAAACCGGAGCAGCTCGCAGTCGCGGCAGGCGTTCGCGATCACCGCCAGTGCCTCGGCGTTGACCGTGGGGCCCGCGTCACCGAGCCGCACGCTCACGGCTTGAAGCGCGTTCACCCTGCGCCGGAGCCGCTTGGGAAGCACCTGCTCCAGCTTCCCCAGGGCTCGCACCGCGGCCTCCTCCAGGCCCTTCACCGGGCCGGTCGCCGCGATGCGCAGGCCTACCGCGACGGCCACGGCCTCGTCGTCCTCGAGCGGAAGGGGCGGCAGCTCCTTGCCGGCGCCCAGCTGATAGCCCCCTCCGACGCCCGAGGCCGCATGCACCGGATAACCGAGGGTTCTCAGCCGGTCCACGTCCCGCCGGACGCTGCGCTCGGTCACCCCCAGTTCGGCCGCCAGATCTCCACCTGCCCAGAAGCGCCGGGACTGCAACAGCGACAGCACCCTGAGCAGCCGGGCAGAGGTCCGGACCATGGGAAGGCTCCTCTCATCGCGGACCGAATCTGTCCGCAATCCCTCCTACCTTGTTCTCATCACCTGGGCGAGTCCAAAGGCGTCCCGCCCCCATCCAGCGAGTGTCCACCATGGGTTCTGTCTCCTCCACGCATCCCTCCCTTCCCACGGGCATCCAGACGTACAAGGGCAGCTGTCCCTGTGGCGCCGTGCGCTTCGAAGTCGACTTCGAGCCGAGCGCCGGGACGACCCGGTGCAACTGCACCTTCTGCACCAAGAACGCTTGGTGGGGCATCAATGTGAAGCCGGACGCCTTCCGCCTTCTGTCGGGCGGGGAGGTGCTGCGCGATTACTCGCGCTCGGGGGTTTCGCATACCCAGTTCTGCGGGGTGTGTGGCAGCCGTCCGATCGGGTACGGCAACATTCCGGAGATGGGTGGGGAGTACCGCTCGGTGAACGCCAACTGTCTGGATGGCACAGACCTCTCTGGCATTCAGGTGGCTTACCTCGATGGACTCCACGACACCTGGGATCTGCTCGCCGTAGCACCCTATGTGAGTCCGTTCTCCGCTGGGGCGC encodes the following:
- a CDS encoding GNAT family N-acetyltransferase, translated to MIAPGPSLETPRLLLRPTATEDLEGFISLAGDPESARFIGGVQPRSLAWRAMSAMAGSWALQGFSMFSVVEKKSGLWIGRVGPWRPEGWPSTEVGWGLLRPYWGQGYATEAAAAAITWAFDHLGWHEVIHCIAPENTPSQQVARRLGSQLKGPVKLPAPYDTTPIEVWGQDRDTWRARRG
- a CDS encoding GFA family protein; this translates as MGSVSSTHPSLPTGIQTYKGSCPCGAVRFEVDFEPSAGTTRCNCTFCTKNAWWGINVKPDAFRLLSGGEVLRDYSRSGVSHTQFCGVCGSRPIGYGNIPEMGGEYRSVNANCLDGTDLSGIQVAYLDGLHDTWDLLAVAPYVSPFSAGAHPESRAPQS
- a CDS encoding helix-turn-helix transcriptional regulator is translated as MVRTSARLLRVLSLLQSRRFWAGGDLAAELGVTERSVRRDVDRLRTLGYPVHAASGVGGGYQLGAGKELPPLPLEDDEAVAVAVGLRIAATGPVKGLEEAAVRALGKLEQVLPKRLRRRVNALQAVSVRLGDAGPTVNAEALAVIANACRDCELLRFGYGGRDGSASVRSVEPYRLVHTSYRWYLLAYDLEREAWRTFRVDRIGPELGTGRSFKARPLPSEDVAAYVSQAVSTDAYRFRARVTVHAPARVVSEQLSGVAARVESLEEERCLIHTGGDSLEALAFHLGWMGFEFTVHEPKELAEHLRRLSERLARAANGTA